From a single Aphelocoma coerulescens isolate FSJ_1873_10779 unplaced genomic scaffold, UR_Acoe_1.0 HiC_scaffold_114, whole genome shotgun sequence genomic region:
- the LOC138100581 gene encoding uncharacterized protein, which produces MTENPSAKVKAAFYALLAKHNARPSPGGEEWAQNNWFNLDYVTDRVYSLQHETRFKFGRNKTIICSVLGACLAAAIDHRSKRCTEEKAIIDSLQSLVEILQKQLDEEKNKNHLLEAALKEEYFRNSKNADSPKETEEKETPHIDQIYPQKELILVKNCGENCCPRVRPLIKTEYNYINDEDFEPHITTKQIPYSAVELARLKKEYGRLPHESETEYVFRVSLTGGDQIQLTEQEASGYWGHGVFLTTGDKRGTWSLTQRAAFWAGGLNPLERGDPLAIIGTPEQLLESVHKAACLQMIHERKLTPGYESPMQLPVKPALMTPLIRGLPESLKPTAIALQKTIAAVGPVERLDRFLGNPSDQTGSTDPGFTPYSTPSQPPGSQSNSPAGDRKVWTWSEVAKDLIDYSRKYGPIKIPEEKLDKTKGVRYIRAPHGEKPENVKQISNRQYWWLLGIKKGVPRDVMDGLPLDKLSKVVSNWHCRKPVLPNPSVQPSAPLLPQNLGSESDQPLPQSLCSEPKQPLPQNQGN; this is translated from the coding sequence atgactgaaaaccccAGTGCAAAAGTTAAAGCTGCGTTTTATGCTCTGCTAGCAAAACATAATGCCCGGCCCTCTCCGGGAGGGGAAGAATGGGCTCAAAATAACTGGTTTAATTTAGATTATGTGACTGATAGAGTATATTCTTTACAACATGAGACTAGATTTAAATTTGGCCgaaataaaaccataatctgctctgttttagggGCATGCCTTGCGGCAGCCATAGATCATCGCTCAAAGCGATGTACTGAAGAGAAAGCGATCATAGATTCCCTTCAAAGCCtagtggaaattttacaaaaacaattagatgaagaaaaaaataaaaatcacttgctagaggctgctttaaaagaggaatattttagaaattcGAAAAATGCTGACTCaccaaaagagacagaggaaaaggaaactccTCACATTGACCAAATATACCCCCAAAAAGAACTAATACTAGTAAAAAATTGTGGAGAAAACTGCTGCCCTCGTGTGAGAcctctgattaaaactgaatataATTATATCAATGATGAAGATTTTGAACCGCATATCACCACTAAACAAATACCATACAGTGCTGTTGAATTAGCTAGATTAAAAAAGGAGTATGGGCGGCTTCCCCACGAATCTGAGACAGAATATGTCTTCCGAGTGTCTCTCACCGGAGGAGACCAAATTCAATTAACTGAACAGGAGGCCAGTGGATACTGGGGACATGGAGTTTTCTTGACAACAGGAGACAAACGTGGCACGTGGTCCCTGACTCAGCGTGCAGCCTTCTGGGCCGGGGGACTCAATCCTTTAGAAAGGGGAGACCCTTTAGCTATAATTGGTACCCCCGAGCAACTCCTAGAAAGTGTCCACAAAGCTGCCTGTTTGCAAATGAtccatgaaagaaaattaactcctggATATGAATCCCCCATGCAATTACCTGTTAAACCTGCACTGATGACCCCTTTAATTCGAGGCCTTCCAGAATCACTCAAACCTACAGCAATTGCCCTTCAAAAAACCATAGCGGCTGTAGGTCCCGTAGAAAGGCTAGATAGATTCCTTGGAAACCCAAGCGACCAAACTGGATCTACCGATCCTGGGTTTACTCCCTATTCAACCCCCTCTCAGCCGCCAGGTTCACAATCGAATTCACCTGCGGGTGATCGCAAAGTTTGGACATGGAGTGAAGTTGCAAAAGATCTGATTGATTACAGTAGAAAATATGGACCTATaaaaattccagaagaaaaattagaCAAAACAAAAGGTGTCAGGTACATTCGGGCTCCTCATGGCGAAAAGCCAGAGAATGTAAAACAGATCTCTAACCGTCAGTATTGGTGGTTATTAGGCATCAAAAAGGGGGTCCCCAGAGATGTGATGGATGGCTTACCCCTTGATAAATTGAGTAAGGTAGTGTCTAACTGGCACTGCCGAAAACCCGTTCTACCAAATCCATCAGTTCAACCCagtgcacccctcctccctcagaaTCTGGGCAGTGAGTCAGACCAACCACTCCCTCAAAGTCTGTGCAGTGAGCCAAAACAACCTCTCcctcaaaaccagggaaactaG